From a region of the Coffea arabica cultivar ET-39 chromosome 3e, Coffea Arabica ET-39 HiFi, whole genome shotgun sequence genome:
- the LOC140038489 gene encoding uncharacterized protein: MNNRFSEVSTELLSCIACLDPKSSFSQFNVQKLLRLADLYPEDFSSNDYLYLESQLRNYIYNVQRDPQFSEVGDLGSLAQQMVKTGKNTVFPFVYRLIQLALVLPVATASVERVFSAMNIVKTDLRNKMGDEWMNDCLVVYIEKDIFATIENEQILQRFQRMKTRRMQLPPLRYSSATTTNTSSVNQ; the protein is encoded by the coding sequence ATGAATAATCGTTTCTCGGAAGTTAGCACGGAATTGCTTAGTTGCATAGCATGTCTTGATCCAAAAAGTTCTTTCTCTCAATTCAATGTGCAGAAACTACTCCGTCTTGCTGATTTATATCCTGAAGACTTCTCAAGTAACGATTATTTATATCTTGAGTCTCAACTTcgaaattatatttataatgtGCAACGCGATCCTCAATTTTCAGAAGTTGGAGATTTGGGAAGTCTTGCTCAACAAATGGTTAAAACTGGTAAAAATACAGTTTTTCCATTTGTTTATCGTCTGATCCAGTTGGCATTAGTTCTACCAGTTGCGACTGCTTCTGTTGAAAGAGTATTTTCTGCAATGAATATTGTCAAGACTGATTTGCGCAACAAAATGGGAGACGAGTGGATGAATGACTGTCTGGTTGTATACATCGAGAAGGATATTTTTGCAACAATTGAAAATGAGCAAATATTGCAACGTTTTCAACGGATGAAGACTCGCAGAATGCAATTGCCTCCTCTTCGTTATTCGAGTGCAACAACTACCAATACTTCAAGTGTTAATCAATAA
- the LOC140038488 gene encoding uncharacterized protein: MERFFKPKRVRSGESSNEPNISEPVQNQSCVELNLNDIVSDPGLRKSVEKFDISLRDHVRREYLTRGPCQPIGHMYPKTSFGQQHRSFQDIWYQKFVWLEYSISKDAAFCFWCFLFKTQNKGGRYAEDAFTKTGFNNWKKAMERFNEHIGAVNSCHNDARIQFESFQDQRHSVSNVLRSCGREIDIAYRTRLTAALDVTRFLLKQGLAFRGNDESTSSSNRGNFLELFDWYSQRNTEIFEVVNQNAPANNQLTSPMIQKDLAHACASEITSVIINDIGDNYFSLIVDESRDSSVKEQMGVVLRYVNKEGRVIERFLAIVHVSDTTSLCLKDAIDSLFAQHGLSLSKLRGQGYDGASNMRGEFNGLKALILQENPYAMYIHCFAHQLQLVIVAVAKGNIIISEFFVYVSMIVNLTGVSCKRRDQLRQIEHDKIVALLDSGDIISGKGKNQETSLARPGDTRWGSHYLTLLRLSSMWASVIGILGNIQDDASTSDNRGMARGLIDRMNDYEFVFALHLMKYLLGITNDLSLVLQQRDQNIVQAMSLIDTMKSQLQDFREEGWQIILDEVNNFCELNMIPVIDMEDSIAIRGNARRSRRGQTITNFHHYRVEIFCEVLFLKLLFHYICYLLADFLSY; this comes from the coding sequence ATGGAGAGATTCTTTAAACCTAAACGAGTCCGTAGTGGTGAATCTTCAAATGAGCCTAATATTAGTGAACCAGTTCAAAATCAATCTTGTGTGGAATTGAATTTAAATGATATTGTTAGTGATCCGGGATTACGAAAATCAGTTGAGAAATTTGATATTTCTCTTCGAGACCATGTCCGAAGAGAGTATTTGACTAGGGGACCTTGCCAACCGATTGGCCATATGTATCCAAAAACATCATTTGGTCAACAACATAGAAGTTTCCAAGATATTTGGTATCAAAAGTTTGTATGGTTAGAGTATAGCATATCGAAAGATGCGGCGTTTTGCTTTTGGTGCTTTCTtttcaaaacacaaaataaggGAGGTCGATATGCAGAGGATGCCTTTACAAAAACGGGATTCAATAATTGGAAAAAGGCAATGGAAAGATTTAATGAACATATTGGAGCTGTGAATAGTTGCCATAATGATGCTAGAATACAGTTTGAAAGTTTTCAAGATCAAAGGCATAGTGTGTCAAATGTGCTACGATCTTGTGGGCGCGAAATAGATATTGCATATCGCACCCGTTTAACTGCTGCTCTGGATGTGACCCGCTTTCTTTTGAAGCAAGGATTGGCTTTTCGTGGAAATGATGAGTCAACTAGTTCTTCAAATAGAGgcaattttcttgaattgtttgATTGGTATAGCCAGCGAAATACTGAGATTTTTGAGGTTGTAAATCAAAATGCTCCTGCAAATAATCAACTAACTTCTCCAATGATTCAAAAAGATCTGGCACATGCTTGTGCCTCAGAGATCACAAGTGTTATAATCAATGATATTGGAGACAATTATTTTTCCCTAATAGTTGATGAGTCTCGAGACAGTTCAGTGAAAGAGCAAATGGGAGTTGTTTTGAGATATGTGAACAAAGAAGGGCGTGTGATTGAACGTTTCCTTGCAATTGTACATGTGTCTGACACCACATCTCTTTGTTTGAAAGATGCAATTGATTCTTTATTCGCGCAACACGGATTATCATTATCCAAATTGAGAGGTCAAGGATATGATGGAGCTTCAAATATGCGAGGTGAGTTCAATGGTTTGAAGGCCCTTATATTACAAGAAAATCCCTATGCGATGTATATTCACTGTTTTGCTCACCAACTCCAGTTAGTTATTGTTGCTGTTGCTAAGGGAAATATCATTATCAGTGAATTCTTTGTCTATGTCTCTATGATTGTCAATTTAACTGGAGTATCATGTAAAAGGAGAGATCAATTAAGACAAATAGAACATGATAAGATTGTTGCACTTTTAGACAGTGGAGATATTATTAGTGGAAAAggcaaaaatcaagaaactagTTTAGCAAGACCAGGGGATACTCGTTGGGGATCACACTATCTAACATTACTTCGTCTATCCTCTATGTGGGCTTCGGTGATTGGAATATTGGGAAATATACAAGATGATGCCTCCACTTCTGACAATAGAGGTATGGCCAGGGGTTTGATTGATAGAATGAATGATTATGAGTTTGTTTTTGCATTGCACCTGATGAAGTATTTATTGGGAATCACAAATGACTTGTCACTTGTTTTGCAACAAAGGGATCAAAATATTGTCCAAGCCATGAGTTTGATTGATACTATGAAATCTCAATTGCAAGACTTTAGGGAAGAGGGATGGCAAATAATTTTAGATGAAGTCAacaatttttgtgagttgaatatGATTCCCGTGATTGATATGGAAGACAGTATAGCAATCCGTGGCAATGCCAGGCGCAGTCGCAGAGGTCAAACCATCACTAATTTTCATCATTATCGCGTGGAAATTTTTTGTGAGgtattatttttgaaattattatttcattacATTTGTTACTTGTTAGCAGATTTTCTtagttattaa